A single Methanospirillum lacunae DNA region contains:
- the hisG gene encoding ATP phosphoribosyltransferase, whose protein sequence is MDTTHVSNDKDTQILSHAIRLAIPNKGRIAEPIRDLIEKSGLGIVENSDRSLIVKTRDPHVEILYARPIDIPEYVATGVADLGITGHDMVVERGSEIIELLNLGFGRATVVLAVPEKSTYKTVTDLEGKRVSTEFPAITRKYFKKNGVKPIIVPVGGACEATPHLGISDAIVDLSSSGTTLRQNRLEVIDKVLETSTFLIGNKQSCLSKKEKIDEVHLALESVINARGKCYLMMNVERSGLDQIKDIIPGLSGPTVMEVASRPDMVAVHVVVDAEKVYQLINKVKQAGARDILVMSIERLIH, encoded by the coding sequence AGTCATGCTATTCGTCTAGCCATACCTAATAAAGGGCGGATAGCTGAGCCTATCCGGGATCTTATCGAAAAATCGGGTCTAGGTATCGTAGAAAACAGTGACCGCTCACTCATTGTCAAGACCAGGGATCCACACGTTGAGATACTATACGCAAGACCAATCGACATTCCTGAATATGTGGCAACCGGAGTAGCTGATCTTGGAATCACCGGTCATGATATGGTTGTCGAACGTGGCTCCGAAATAATAGAACTGCTGAACCTGGGCTTTGGGAGAGCCACAGTGGTTCTTGCAGTTCCTGAAAAGTCTACATACAAAACTGTGACTGATCTTGAAGGAAAACGCGTATCAACAGAATTTCCTGCGATTACCAGAAAATATTTTAAAAAAAATGGAGTTAAACCGATCATAGTGCCTGTGGGGGGCGCTTGTGAAGCAACACCCCATCTTGGTATATCTGATGCTATCGTTGATCTCTCAAGTTCAGGAACCACACTTAGGCAGAACCGTCTCGAAGTTATCGATAAGGTACTTGAAACCAGTACATTCCTAATTGGAAACAAACAATCCTGCTTATCCAAAAAAGAAAAAATCGATGAGGTACATCTTGCTCTTGAAAGCGTCATCAATGCAAGAGGCAAATGTTATCTGATGATGAATGTGGAGAGATCGGGTCTTGATCAGATCAAGGATATCATACCAGGTTTAAGTGGTCCGACAGTGATGGAAGTCGCATCACGTCCGGATATGGTAGCAGTCCATGTTGTAGTGGATGCAGAAAAAGTATACCAACTAATCAATAAGGTCAAACAAGCTGGTGCCAGAGATATCCTTGTCATGTCAATAGAGCGACTAATCCATTAA